The genome window TCGGTGGTGAATGTGTTCCCTTGTGTCCAGTTTTCTGTCAACTGGTAGTTAGGTCTAGAGTCCTGATCAGATTCCAGCTTTATTTTGTGCGACTTCATTGACGGTATGGGGCTGTCCATCAGAGGCATGTAATGTCTCTTCAGTGATTCTAGCAGCCGTTGATCAAAGTCTAGCTCCATTATTTCTTAGGGTTTGCAAAACGGTGGTATTCTAAACCTGTCATCCAAAGAAACATTAAGCTCGAAGCTTGTTTTAATGTCCTGGCCAAAAGGGCTTCTCCTTGGAGGGAAGAGGGTGTCCATGCCCTGAATCTTTCCAAACAGAGGGTATTCTTGGTAGGGAGGAATATAAGTTGTTTTGTGCCCACTGCAAGTGTAGGGTCTGGCTGAGCTACCAGTTGGCCTTACTGTGTGTGACAGCCCTGCCAAACAAACCTGAGGAAGACCCTGAAAAAGCAAAATCAGGTGATTCTGtcgatgaaaaagaaaaagagcaggtAGGGCTCACGTTTAAGTTTCTTAACTCTGCCTTATTTTGGTACACTTGCTGGTAATTGTGAATTTACACTTGGTCTGTCTCTGGACCGTAAGTGACTGAGAGGGTGTTAGAACATATCCCTGGACCCAGGGCAGTACGAAGTGTATTCTGGTTAGAGCCGAGGACTCAGCAGGCCCGTAACTTTGGTGTGTTCTCTCCTGTCTACCTTCCTACCTCTCCAGCTGTCAAGATTTGACAGTCAAACCAGCAGATGTGATGCGTTTAAAGCATTTCCTTCTGATGTCAGATAAGCTCCTTTCCCACATCTAATCTGTCTATAAAAGCAGAGTTGTCGTGTTATTATGTGTATTGTAATAATGCTGCTTAGACTTTTTAGGTTAGAAAACTGGTGGCTTGCCAAAGGCCTCCAATATAGAAAATGTCAGTCTCTAGCACTGTCCCGTGTGACTTGAGGGGCAAACCTAGATACTACCAGATGGTCATACGCTATCTATTTCATTCCTGCCACAGGATTAGCTGTGGAAGTCGGGAAGTCTGTAGGTTTACAGGTGGGTAGTAAATGCCCTGTTACCTGCTAAAGATGAGTATCCGTGGTTTGCTCTAAGGCAGGGTTTCTCAAGCAAGGCATTGACTTTTGGGGCCAGATAAACCTTTGCTGTGGGTGTGAGTCCTGTGCATCGTAGAGTGTTTAGCAAGGTCCTGACCTCTACTCACGAGATGCCCGTaacattccctctctctcctcccagttgtgacaaccaaagtcACCTTCAGGCTTtcccagatgtcccctggggggcacaATTGCACTGAGCGAGAAGCACTGGACTCAAGGCTAGCAATATCACCGAGGTAGACTTGACGTCCTGTTGTAAAAGACATACTGattctcctgtttttattttggaaattagatgCCACTGTTCATGATCCTTATTCAGATGTCTGTAATGAAGTTGAGTCAGACTACCCACTCACAGGTGGGACACTGAGACAGAGGGAAACAGCTTGTCCAAGTCCCATGGCCACACCCCTTGCCTCCGAAGAAACCGTGTCACAAGGGAAAGCAAGCTGGCTCTTGTAATACtgacaagtgtttttttttaaacaaatgtgccAATTTTAGAGTTGTTCTTTGCCCTCTAACCTTTTGGAGGGCTTCCATAGCCTTCAAGCTTCTGAAGAAACGAACTGGGGCACTCTTTCCCAAGCAGGAAGCAGTTTCGCTGGCAGTGTGTGACAGGCCTTGGGGACTTGGAGGATGAACACTTGTCGCAACAGGGTTTATCCCGATATGCTAGAGTAAGGCTCAGTGCACCACACCGGTGTCATCAGGTAGTGTTTGTTGGTCAAATAAGTAGTACTACAGAGAGAATCTTACTTTAGTCAATTTAAAGTTTTGAGATCtcactatgttttttaaaacaggtatTAAATACAGGCATTTGGTAAAACAGTACAAACGGCTGTTTGGTACatagcagccaaagaaaaacaatgtggcTATTCCATGCTGAGCTATGCTGTGAGCGTTATCAAATAGATACTGGATTCTGAGGCCTTTGttcaggaacaaaaaagaatataaaatatctgattgccacaactaaggagccggcctgtggcaactaagacccagcacaattAACTAAGTAGCTAactgactatttttttaaatctcattaataggtttttaatatgatttttaaaaatttatttatgtactttatttattttatttatttttggctgcgttggcttttccttgctgcgtgcgttctttctccagttgcggcgagcgggggctactcttggttgcggtgcgtgggcttctcattgcggtggcttctcttgttgcggagcacgggctctaggcacgcgggcatccgtagttgtggctcgcaggctgtagagtgcaggctcagtagttctggcgcacgggcttcgttacTCCGCAGCGTGtgagaacttcccagaccagggcttgaacccttgtcccctgcattgggaggcggattcttaaccactgcgccaccagggaagcccgagctctaaccttttaaaaaatgtgttccttCCACCTTCATGGAGCCGGCGTATGGGATGGGGAGGAATGAGAACCCGATTGGCAGGGGTCCGATCGCAACCCCGGAAGGGGACGGGGGAGGATCTAAGAGGTGGCACCGGGCCACAGTCGACCCCCAGTGACAGCTAACAGCTGCACTgctgccccttcctgccccaggacctgAGCCCAGGTCCCGGGGCGGCTGGAGAAACGCACTGTTTTTGGTGAGATGCTCTTACTTACTGTGTGGAGCTGCTCCGGCTGCCCCGGCGCCCACACCCCTGCAGGGCCCTGTGCCcgtcctccctgccccctgccccctgccccctgcccagggctcGGGGAACAGCGGTCTCTGTGGGGCAACCTGCTTCCAAGTCCTTCAGTGACCATGGAGGAGTGGGAACGGGCTGGGCTGCCGGAGAGCCTGGGCATGCAACACCTGAGCTCAGCCCTGGGGGCTCacgtgagggcaggggctggggggtgcggGCGGTGAGCGGAGGGGCCTCCAGCCGGCGTCAGTCTGGGCCCTGGACCCGGGGAAAGGCCTCACCCTCTCAGTCCTGACCTGCCGctcgggaaccctgtggcccaCCAGCCCGAGGCCTGTGGCGCCCGCCACAGACTGCCCGGCACACGGCTGGGGTGCCAGCGCCACACCTGGTTTTTGCACAGGGACCATCGGGGGGCTCGGTGCACAGGAAGAGGAGCAGCCCCCAGGCCTCGACACGCCCCTTCCATGTCCATCGAGAAGCGCCGGATGGAAGGCTGGCTGTGCTCCTTTTCGAGCCCCAGGGAATTCGCAGGAACAGCCCTCCCGGCCACGGGGTGCCTGCCCACCGGCTCTGGGCCTGCGACCAGCCCAGAACACAGAAGGCACAGAAGTGGGTGCAGGGAGCGAGCTGAGCCGGGTCTGCAGAAGGGCAGACACCACAGCCTGGTCCACAGCCGACTGGCCCAGGGCGGGTGAGAACGGGCGGGCAGGCTGAGGGGAGGACAGAACGTGGCACAGCCTTCCCGCCTGGGCCCCGGGGAGAAGGTCGGGGCGCTGCCCGCGCCCTCGCTCCGCTGCCTGGCGTCCTTTGTGGGGGCGAAGGGCCGGAGGCAGGGCTCCCGAGGAGCTCAAAGGCCAGGGAGGGACACACGGGACGGTCCAGACCCACCCTAGCGCTCCAGTGGGGCAGCACCCTCTCTGAATTCCTACTGCCGCCAAACCGCATCCCTAAGGCCTTTGGGCAGAATTGCTAGGACCCAGGAAGGCGGCCCCTTGCTGTGGTCCAGACTTCACCAGCTGCCGATGAGCGGAGGGAGCCAGCCGGCCGGCCGTGAGCAGGAGGACAGGGCACGGGCACAGGGACAGCCACAGCCGGGCTTCCCGCAGCTGTGCCCACCGCCAGAAGCAGCTGCAGCCAATCACAGCCCCCGCCATGCCAAACAGTGCAGGGCAGGCGAGAGGCCGGCAGGAACCTGACACCCCCTCACTGGAGAGCCGGCCGGCCAGGGTTGGGGGAGCCATCCCCGTGTGAACTCACCCCACAGCTCAGCCATCTCCCAGTGACCCAGACGCTACACCAGCAGAGAGCAGCCTGCAACGGCCGCAGGGCTGATCCCCGACCAAGGTCAGAACTCCCCCCAGTGTGATGGCCCCCATGCCGCTCCTGTGGTGGAAGGGCCCACAGGCAGAGACCAGGAGTGGAGTCTTTTTATTAACGGCTGCGTTTTCAAAGAACCGTTTTGTTAGCAGGAAAGCTCCCCAGGAAGGGATGGCATTAGTGCAACAAGGGGGAGCCTTGACGCCAGGCTCTCCAGACACGTCCAGGTGGAGACTTTTGGCCGAGGCCGGCCGCCAGGGcctcaggggctgggaggacacgcggcccctcccccgccccggcgGGGCACTAAGGCACCGGGCCCGCCTGGGTGGGCAGAACTTGCAGCCCTCAAGCTGCAGCCCTTTGCTCAGGAGGAAGGCATCCTGCGTGGGGTCGCAAGCCAGGAAGAGCTTCACCATGCCCTTGGCATCCTTGGAGCCACCTGGCCTCAGAATGCAGCTTCTGTAGTCCATGGCAACCTGGCAAGAGGGGGCGGGGTTGCAGGAGGGTGGAGCTCCGCCTTCACTGAGGGTGTGGGTGTGGCCACCTCTGCTGTGACTGAACAAAGGGCAAGGGAGCAGGAGGTCCAGGGCAGGGCCCTCAGAGCCTGGCAGGCCCAGGCGGGCGGCACAAGCATCTAGGCCCAGGCCAAGGACCACCGTGTTGGTCTGCGCGGCAGGACGGCCTCTCACCTTGCCACTCAGGACGCCCTCCTGCTTGAAGCGTGTGTGGAACGTGTCCGCAGAGTACACCTCGCTACACAGGTAGCCATAGGACTGGGCGTTGTATCTTCCTGCCAGGCGGCCGAAGGTCGCAGGCAGGTGGGTCCCTGGGACACACGCGGAGAGGCTCCTGCCCGGCCCCCTGGCCGCTCCGTGCCCCTTCCCCAGAGCGCAGAGCTTGGGGCCTCAAAGCAGCCCTGTCTGAGTCCCCTGCCACTAGAAGGGAGTATTGGCCCAACACTTGTAGAAAACGGGGACCTTGCGGGCAACTCAGTGGAGGGACACAAATCAATCTTTGCCGACTTTCTGCTGAAGCTCACGAGGGTTCACCCCTAAGTCTCTTACAAGGACAGCTGCCCGAGGCTCCGAGGGATGAGTCAGGGCTCGCGCTCCAGCACGGGGAGAGCGCGGGTTAAAGCGCTCACGAGGGAGTGAACTGCGTCTCTGCACCGACACGCACCTGCAAACCTCGTCGACGAGTTCCGTCCGGGCTATGaagccctctcctgcctcttgcAGGCTCTGCAGAAAGCACGTGCAGATACGCCCACCCCACCCTCGGACTCCGCGGGCCACAGCTGGAGGGACCAGCCCAGGAACCCAggcaggaagaggccagaggTCAGCGGGCCTTGGCCAGAGCCCATCAGCCGGTCCCCCTTCACACACCACCAGAGGATCCTCTTGACCTGGGCAGTAGCCGCCAACCGACCGCTAAGGTGGGCCCGGCGCGCGCTTGGCTACCTGGCGTGGCTGGGACCCCGAGGATCTCCTGGCAGAGGCGGGCATTGTCCTGGGCCGGGTCCAAGGGCGTCTGCGTGTGCAGGGCCTGGTCCACCTCGGCCAGGACCATCTGGCGCAGGTTGAAGAGGCCTGGGGGGCGGGAGGAAGGAGACGGGGGGCTGGCACTGTGTCCAGGCCGCGCTTTCCAGCCGGGCGGTCCGGGAGCCCCTTTTCTTTCCCTCGGCCCGGCCGCACCGGGGTTGGCCAGCCGGGACTTGATGAGCTTGTCCAGCAGCCCCTGGGGGACGGCGCTGCCCGTGCCCCGCCGAGACTGGCAGCAGCGCCAGGGCCTCACAGGACGCGGCGCTCCCGGCCCCAGAGCCTCccctctggttctcatcaccGGCTGTCACCAGAGTTGCAGGCAACGTGCCTTTCTTTTCGTTTGTCTTCTTTCCGGCCCTCAGCCACGCAAAggtgtgaagccctgacactcgctgccacgtggatgcaccctgagaacacgatgctcagcgagagaagtcagacacagaaggacacacagggtgtgaccCCACTGAGGGGAAACGTTCAGAACAGGTAGATCCACAGAGTCAGagtgggttcctggttgtcaggggcaggggaggggagggaatgataaGTAAGGGCGTGAGGGACATTTTCggggtgagggaaatgttccAGAACAGGGCAGTAGTGACggctgcacagctcagtaaagtgtCCGCATGCACTCCGGTGCAGCCTGTGAGAGCATCGCTCTCAGGACGAAGGGCTGACCGCAGGAAGACTGAACGAGcactgggtcctgggcccagACGCTCAGCTGGGGACCCCCCACACCCCCGCGCGCGGAAGTCACTGGGACTTGCTGAGCCTCCACAGAGACTTGGcagcagcctcagggcctcacaggGCGCTGTGCTCCCGGCCCCAGAGCCTAccctctggttctcatcaccGCCTGTCACCAGACTTGCAGGCAACgttcctttcttctattttgtcttttttaaaggcaGCTCTTGAATACATGTATTTAACATGCAGGGACCCAGTCCTGactccttgatctgggacttccagcctccagagtctcGAGGACGTCCACTTACGTTGTTTACGCGCCCAGTGCGTGGGGTTTGATGATGGAAACTGACACCGAGGGCGTCGCCACATGCGGGGTGACATCAGCGGAAGAATCCGGTGGCGAGGGCCTGCCTGAGGACCACGGGAGAGTccgggccctccccgccccctgcctgcAGCCCCTCGCCCGCACCCTCCTGGGAGCGGAGCTGGTGCATCGCTTGCCAGAAATCATGGAAGTAGGTCTCCAGCTCATCATGCTGCAGCAGGGAGGGCGGGTTGGGCGTAGGCTTGGTGAAGTTGGCCACCATGGCCGCGATGGCGATCTGGCGCCTCCCATCCTGCTGCAGGCAGCCCAGCTGCAGGCCAAAGCAGGCCATGTGCCCggacttcccttccctggggagggaTGCGGGTGAGGCCCCGCTTCCACAGAGGAGCCCTGGCCCACGGCCGACAGGTTCCCCCACGCATGCACCGAGGGTAGAGGTCCAGGTGGAACTTGCCACCTGGATGGCATCCTGGATGGATGACCTTGCCCGAGGCCGCGTCCCAGACCGTGTAGTGCCTCACATCTTCATCTTCGTGACACATGTTGGCGCCTTCCTCCAGGTCGAAGGTCagccccagcagctcctgggagaTGCCCAGCCGCCCGCGCGTGACCACCTGCATGGGGAAGGACTCATTGAGCAGGTGCTGGTCCACGTGGTAGCGCGTCTCCTCCCCCTGGTTCATGTAGTAGCGCAGGTCCTAGACGTTGATGGGCCCGTCAAAGTGCAGGCCCCGCCTCTGGCACTCAGCCTTCTTTAGCTCCAGGATCACGGCCGCTCCTGCTTCCCGAGGGGCTTCAGCTTCTGGGCCAGCTCATCTGCGGGCGGAGGGGAGAGGCTCGGCTATGTCCCTGTGGCGGCCCcccagccgccccccaccccacgcccctcGAGGCAGAATGAAGGGTTGGGGAAGGCGACCCCCAAGGGCTGACACAGTGGGGTCTCAGGCAGCACCACGTCCAGTCAAGGTCCGCCTGATGCCCGTCCCCACTGGGACTCGGAGAGGCGGGGTTACCTACGAAAGTGGCCACCAGCTGGCTGGTCTTGGCCATGTTCATCTCCAGCACGGAGTCGGCACGCGTGCTGAACCCCAGCAGGCGGGACTTCTGAGCCTGCAGCCTCACCAGCTCCCCGAGGATCGCGCAGTtctggaacccagagacggccAGCGCTGGGGACCGTGGGCCACGCCCTCCCCACAGGCCCCGGGCCAGGTCTCTGTGGGCGGGCAGGGCTCTCAGGCCACTGGCGGGCACAGCcaatccccctccctcctcctcctggcccggATTTCTAGACACTTTGGTGCTGTCCTAACACGTGGTCTTTATGAACACAGGTCCTTTTGGAACCAGAAACGGCGTGAACCGTGATGAGCTCTaaggccaagggcaggaagaaatgCGACCAGCCTCTCCAGGAGCCACCCAGGGGCCTCCCCGGGCTCAACAGTACAAACTCGGCTGCCGTGCAGACAGCAGCTCATCCCCACGGCGCCCGAACACCCAGCCCCTGGACGGCGAGAGGCCTGTTGCTGCAGGTGGCCCGTGGCTGGCTGGTGAGGCCCGGCCCCAGGCGTACGTCACCTTCTCTGGGGCCACCTCTCCGGGTCTGCGGTGGGGttctcctgggagcccccagtcACCACAGGACCAACGTGGCCTGTCTGCAGCCCAAGAAGGTGGGGACACAGGACTGTCCCCCGTGCCCCCCGCATCACCCGCGAGGCCGAGCAAGCACCAGTGGTGTCTGCGGGGAAGATGAAGGGCTCGTGCACAGCCCCCATCTACTGAAGATGCTAAACGGGAGAAGCATAGGCTGCAGCGGTATGGACCAAACGCAAGTGTCCTTGCAGGAACCGATGTCTGAATGTCAAGGCTGTACCCAGGCCACAGTGAGAAGGCCCAGACCCCacgcaaggcacagagaggggatggggggaacTTCTGCGAATCTGAGCTCATCGGGCATCAccccagagggagagggagagaggcagaaggagatacggagggagagggagagagagggagggagagacttctctcccttccctgggggtTCTCTAGTGCAGCCAAGGCTGAAAACCACTGCATTTCGGGAGATGGGTCCTCGTGGAAAAGTTAAATAGTAGCTCACGACATTATCGAGACATATTAAAAAGGCCCAAATCTGggggagtcagggaggggagctggcggCTGCCTCGTAAACGAGGAGAGATAGGGCGTCAGAGGAGGtgcctgtgcagcccgccgctGCCGCCCAGGGCCCGCAGACTTCATCTCCTGGCTGTGGTCCCGGGCTGGAAGGCAGCGGGGAGGTCAGGCCGTCCAAGCATCAGCGTTGACTTCAGGGCTGATCTAAAAGGCGCCTGGTGTTtgttgaagcagaaaaaagagaaagcagtgggcagaggatgggagggggagggagcccccatcagcccttctccctgtctccctctctgtgtccctctctccctccctccctccctctacctccctgcctctcactctccctccatctcttcttctgcctctctccctccctctctccctgtccctcttgccctgtcctgtccctctctccctccctccatccctgtctctcttcccccgtccctctctccctctccctctatccgtccctcctccctctccccgtttcctctccctctctgcctccctctttcccagtccctgtttccctgctccgctctccctctccctctttccctctccctctctccctgtccccctttccctgtccctgtttccctgtTCCACTCTTCCTCTACCTCTttcgctctccctctctccctccctctccctcgctccctctcctccctctccctctccctccatctctccatctccctcactccctcccagagacagagagacggaggaagaggcagagacaagggagagggagagagagagaggtctcttcctccctttccctctctcctccttctctccctctctcccccctccctctccccctctcccttgtctctccctctccctccgtctctccctc of Balaenoptera ricei isolate mBalRic1 chromosome 8, mBalRic1.hap2, whole genome shotgun sequence contains these proteins:
- the LOC132369729 gene encoding LOW QUALITY PROTEIN: thimet oligopeptidase-like (The sequence of the model RefSeq protein was modified relative to this genomic sequence to represent the inferred CDS: inserted 1 base in 1 codon; substituted 1 base at 1 genomic stop codon), with product PRSPALAVSGFQNCAILGELVRLQAQKSRLLGFSTRADSVLEMNMAKTSQLVATFVDELAQKLKPLGKQERXVILELKKAECQRRGLHFDGPINVXDLRYYMNQGEETRYHVDQHLLNESFPMQVVTRGRLGISQELLGLTFDLEEGANMCHEDEDVRHYTVWDAASGKVIHPGCHPGGKFHLDLYPREGKSGHMACFGLQLGCLQQDGRRQIAIAAMVANFTKPTPNPPSLLQHDELETYFHDFWQAMHQLRSQEGAGEGLQPVMRTRGEALGPGAPRPVRPWRCCQSRRGTGSAVPQGLLDKLIKSRLANPGLFNLRQMVLAEVDQALHTQTPLDPAQDNARLCQEILGVPATPGTHLPATFGRLAGRYNAQSYGYLCSEVYSADTFHTRFKQEGVLSGKVAMDYRSCILRPGGSKDAKGMVKLFLACDPTQDAFLLSKGLQLEGCKFCPPRRARCLSAPPGRGRGRVSSQPLRPWRPASAKSLHLDVSGEPGVKAPPCCTNAIPSWGAFLLTKRFFENAAVNKKTPLLVSACGPFHHRSGMGAITLGGVLTLVGDQPCGRCRLLSAGVASGSLGDG
- the LOC132369657 gene encoding uncharacterized protein LOC132369657, which gives rise to MSSKAKGRKKCDQPLQEPPRGLPGLNSTNSAAVQTAAHPHGARTPSPWTARGLLLQVARGWLVRPGPRRTSPSLGPPLRVCGGVLLGAPSHHRTNVACLQPKKVGTQDCPPCPPHHPRGRASTSGVCGEDEGLVHSPHLLKMLNGRSIGCSGMDQTQVSLQEPMSECQGCTQATVRRPRPHARHREGMGGTSANLSSSGITPEGEGERQKEIRREREREGGRDFSPFPGGSLVQPRLKTTAFREMGPRGKVK